The proteins below come from a single Sporosarcina sp. FSL K6-3457 genomic window:
- a CDS encoding glutathione ABC transporter substrate-binding protein, whose protein sequence is MKKTSNYKWLLFLLLALSLVLAACAGGSDEPEKEKTEGTPAEETDETTEESAGGPIEGGDLVLAVLSDASSLDPAGSNDVPSSVVQANIYETLVNRDDDNNIIPGLAEKWEAIDDTTYEFTLRQGVKFHDGEEFNADAVKATLDRIRDSEVASPRYFLFEMITSVDVVDPHTIRITTEYPFAPLLAHLSHNGGGMISPKSIEADYAAMEEGQQAGSIISEAPVGTGYFKFVSWTPGDEIKLAKNDDYWGDKVHVDTVTFKVSSESATRNADLERGFVQVADPVQPIEVAGINNSDYATVNQKASSSLSYIGFNTEKAPFDDVRVRKAISMMVNKEEIIEGVYEGFGVPAKGPLAPGIFGFNDDANPISYNPEEAKKLLEEAGYGDGFKTTIWTNDNPQRIDMAILLQASLKELNINVEIEQMEFGTYLEKTANGEHDMFILGWSNPTGDADYGMYALFHSTQKGNPGNRSFYENPEVDKLLNEGRREANPDERIKIYNTIQEHLIEDAPMVYIHHQEYLTGVSNNITGFSIDTSGIYQLQNVQFVE, encoded by the coding sequence ATGAAAAAAACTAGTAATTACAAATGGCTACTCTTTTTATTGTTAGCGCTTTCACTCGTTCTTGCTGCATGTGCTGGCGGTTCAGATGAGCCCGAAAAAGAAAAAACTGAAGGAACACCTGCAGAAGAGACCGACGAAACAACAGAAGAATCAGCCGGAGGACCGATAGAAGGTGGAGATTTGGTACTTGCAGTTCTTTCCGATGCCTCTTCACTCGATCCAGCAGGCTCCAACGATGTCCCGTCATCTGTTGTACAAGCCAATATCTATGAAACACTTGTTAATCGTGATGACGACAACAATATCATTCCAGGTCTCGCTGAAAAATGGGAAGCTATTGATGACACAACTTATGAGTTTACACTTCGCCAAGGCGTCAAGTTTCACGATGGTGAAGAGTTTAACGCCGATGCGGTCAAAGCTACACTTGATCGAATTCGTGACTCAGAAGTTGCATCACCACGTTATTTCCTTTTCGAAATGATTACAAGTGTAGATGTTGTTGATCCGCACACTATTCGTATCACTACGGAATACCCTTTTGCACCGCTTCTTGCTCACTTATCTCATAATGGTGGTGGCATGATCAGCCCTAAATCTATAGAAGCTGATTACGCAGCAATGGAGGAGGGCCAACAGGCAGGCTCAATCATTTCTGAAGCGCCTGTAGGTACTGGCTACTTTAAATTCGTCAGCTGGACACCAGGCGATGAAATCAAACTTGCTAAAAATGATGATTATTGGGGTGACAAAGTTCACGTCGACACCGTCACATTCAAAGTAAGTTCTGAAAGTGCTACACGTAATGCAGACCTTGAGCGTGGATTCGTCCAAGTTGCAGACCCAGTTCAACCAATTGAAGTTGCTGGTATCAATAACAGTGATTATGCAACAGTAAACCAAAAAGCATCATCTAGTCTTTCTTACATCGGATTTAACACAGAAAAAGCACCATTTGACGATGTACGTGTTCGTAAAGCAATTTCTATGATGGTGAACAAAGAAGAAATCATTGAAGGTGTTTATGAAGGCTTTGGCGTTCCAGCTAAAGGGCCTTTAGCACCTGGAATCTTCGGTTTTAATGATGATGCAAATCCAATCAGCTACAATCCAGAAGAAGCGAAAAAACTATTAGAGGAAGCTGGTTACGGAGATGGCTTCAAAACAACAATTTGGACAAACGACAACCCACAACGTATCGACATGGCGATTCTGTTACAAGCAAGCTTAAAAGAGCTCAATATCAACGTTGAAATTGAACAAATGGAATTCGGTACGTATCTTGAAAAAACAGCGAATGGTGAGCATGATATGTTCATCCTTGGATGGTCTAACCCAACTGGGGACGCAGACTATGGTATGTACGCGTTGTTCCACTCTACTCAAAAAGGAAATCCTGGGAACCGTTCATTCTACGAAAATCCTGAAGTTGACAAATTACTTAATGAAGGGCGTCGTGAAGCTAACCCAGACGAACGCATCAAAATTTACAACACAATTCAGGAACATTTAATCGAAGATGCTCCAATGGTTTATATCCATCACCAAGAGTATTTAACGGGGGTCAGCAACAACATTACAGGCTTCTCAATTGATACATCAGGTATCTATCAGTTGCAGAATGTTCAATTTGTAGAATAA
- a CDS encoding glutathione ABC transporter substrate-binding protein: MKTPKNFRFLLLLTLVMALFLAACAGGSNDTDKDDSSKVDEGANNEGTSEGAAGGDLVIAVLSDAATLDPHTATDVPSAAVLTNILEGLIKKDQDGTIIPSLAKSWEAIDDTTWEFKLQEGIKFHDGEDFNAEVVKKNFDRILDPEVAAPRAFLFEVISNIEVVDEHTVRLITEYPFAPLLSHLNHPVGVMVSPKLIDADYAAMKEGKNPGAIISEGPIGTGFFEFESWTPGSQVELVKNENYWGTPAHLNKVTFKVIPESGTRAAELETGYSHLIEPVQPNEVAGIEGTDNSVDVTVGSSLSYIGFNIEKKPFDDVRVRQAISMLVNQEEILEGIYDGFGIPAVGPLAPGVFGHNETMKPLSYDPEAAKALLKEAGFEDGFKTTIWTNDNPQRMDTAILLQQELKQANIEVDIEVMEWGAYLDKTGNGEHDMFILGLSNPVGDADYFLTQLFHSSNMGVSGNRTYYENPEVDRILDEARQEIDETKRLELYDQVQELLIEEAPMVYIHHQAYLTGVSQKVSGYWINDSGHYKLQDIQLVE; encoded by the coding sequence ATGAAGACACCTAAAAATTTCCGTTTTTTATTACTTTTAACACTTGTCATGGCATTGTTTTTAGCGGCTTGTGCTGGTGGAAGTAATGATACGGACAAAGATGATTCGTCTAAAGTGGATGAAGGCGCTAACAATGAAGGGACAAGTGAAGGAGCAGCAGGTGGCGACCTAGTTATCGCCGTTCTATCTGATGCTGCAACTCTTGATCCGCATACAGCAACAGATGTTCCTTCAGCAGCAGTTTTGACAAATATTTTAGAAGGCCTTATTAAAAAAGATCAAGATGGAACGATTATTCCAAGCCTTGCGAAAAGCTGGGAAGCAATAGATGACACGACATGGGAGTTCAAACTTCAAGAAGGAATTAAATTCCATGATGGTGAAGATTTCAATGCCGAGGTCGTAAAGAAAAACTTCGACCGAATTCTTGATCCTGAAGTGGCCGCTCCACGTGCTTTCCTGTTTGAGGTTATTTCAAATATAGAAGTTGTGGATGAGCATACTGTACGACTGATCACAGAATATCCATTTGCACCACTTCTATCACATCTAAATCACCCAGTTGGTGTAATGGTCAGCCCTAAATTAATTGACGCTGATTATGCAGCTATGAAAGAGGGCAAAAACCCGGGAGCAATTATTAGTGAAGGACCAATAGGCACAGGTTTTTTTGAATTTGAAAGTTGGACACCAGGTTCTCAAGTCGAATTAGTGAAAAATGAAAATTATTGGGGAACACCTGCACATCTTAATAAAGTGACATTCAAAGTAATCCCTGAAAGTGGAACGCGTGCCGCCGAGCTTGAAACTGGTTATTCACACCTAATCGAACCAGTTCAACCAAACGAAGTAGCTGGTATCGAAGGTACAGATAACAGTGTTGATGTAACTGTAGGTTCTTCCCTTTCTTATATCGGATTCAATATCGAGAAAAAACCATTTGACGATGTTCGGGTTCGCCAAGCAATTTCTATGCTCGTCAATCAAGAAGAAATTTTGGAAGGTATTTATGACGGATTTGGAATTCCAGCAGTCGGACCATTGGCACCGGGTGTCTTCGGCCATAACGAAACGATGAAACCACTTTCCTACGATCCTGAAGCTGCAAAAGCTTTATTGAAGGAAGCTGGATTCGAAGATGGGTTTAAAACGACAATCTGGACAAATGACAATCCACAACGTATGGACACAGCTATTCTTCTTCAACAAGAATTGAAGCAAGCGAATATCGAAGTAGATATTGAAGTCATGGAGTGGGGTGCATACCTAGATAAGACAGGTAACGGTGAACACGATATGTTCATTCTTGGTCTGTCTAATCCCGTTGGCGACGCTGACTATTTCCTAACTCAATTGTTCCATTCTTCTAATATGGGTGTATCAGGTAACCGGACGTACTATGAAAATCCAGAAGTCGACCGTATTCTTGATGAGGCACGTCAAGAAATTGACGAAACGAAACGTTTAGAACTTTACGATCAGGTTCAAGAACTCTTAATTGAAGAAGCTCCAATGGTGTATATCCATCACCAAGCGTACTTAACTGGTGTTAGCCAAAAGGTTAGCGGCTATTGGATCAATGACTCCGGTCATTACAAGCTGCAAGATATTCAACTTGTAGAGTAA
- the nikC gene encoding nickel transporter permease codes for MSEKVVETVGRPKRSSPKLEYYKTLWKRLRKNKAAVVGGFFILLFIVVSLVGPLLTTQDPTAVKVLNKLQPPSAEHWFGTDNYGRDIFTRIIHGMALTLKVGFLSVTMGGVIGVVLGIVSGYYGGIIDTVIMRVMDVLLAFPGILLALAIVSVLGGSLENVIIAVAVFSVPAFARIVRGSTLSVRKLEYIDAVKALGASDFRIIFKHILPNVMSPIIVQATLRIATAVLTASGLSFLGLGAQPPTPEWGAMLSDGRNFMTDAPHVILFPGIMIILVVLAFNIFGDGLRDALDPKMNR; via the coding sequence ATGTCAGAAAAAGTGGTCGAAACAGTCGGCCGACCAAAGCGGTCAAGTCCAAAACTTGAGTACTATAAGACGTTATGGAAACGGCTCAGAAAGAATAAAGCGGCAGTGGTCGGAGGATTTTTCATCCTGTTATTTATTGTTGTGTCTCTAGTAGGTCCGTTGTTGACAACACAAGACCCAACAGCAGTAAAAGTGTTGAATAAATTGCAACCGCCATCTGCAGAGCATTGGTTCGGCACAGATAATTATGGTCGCGATATTTTTACACGAATTATTCACGGTATGGCGTTGACCCTAAAAGTTGGATTTCTATCCGTTACAATGGGTGGGGTGATCGGGGTAGTCCTTGGAATCGTGTCCGGCTATTACGGTGGAATAATTGATACGGTTATTATGAGAGTGATGGATGTACTGCTGGCATTTCCAGGAATCCTTCTTGCACTTGCAATTGTCAGTGTTCTAGGTGGAAGCTTGGAAAACGTTATTATTGCGGTTGCAGTCTTTTCAGTGCCTGCTTTTGCTAGAATTGTAAGGGGTTCCACGTTGTCAGTTAGAAAACTGGAATACATAGATGCAGTGAAAGCGCTCGGTGCATCTGATTTCCGAATTATTTTCAAACATATCTTACCAAATGTCATGTCACCGATTATTGTTCAAGCAACATTGCGCATTGCGACTGCAGTTCTTACTGCAAGTGGATTGTCATTCCTTGGCTTGGGGGCTCAGCCGCCGACACCTGAATGGGGTGCCATGTTAAGTGACGGGCGTAATTTCATGACTGATGCGCCGCATGTAATCCTCTTTCCAGGGATTATGATTATACTTGTTGTATTGGCGTTCAATATTTTTGGTGACGGATTGCGCGATGCGCTAGATCCGAAGATGAATAGATGA
- a CDS encoding ABC transporter permease, protein MIKYIIRRLLQTVPVLIGVSILVFSLMHLIPGDAAQIMAGEAASEETVEQLREKLGLNEPLYVQYFTYVSNAVQGDLGYSVRSGRAVMDEIKVRFWVTAELAFYATLLAVFIGLIAGIISAVRHYSWADVTIMIIALFGLSMPNFWMGLVLIDWFAVGKDWLPDFLKMRPSGWGDSWRQILLPVITLGTGGAAIIARMTRSSMLEVIGQDYIRTARAKGVSERVVTYRHALKNALIPVITVVGLEFGAFLGGAVITETIFAINGMGRLTIQAIQTRDFPIVQGTVLIISLLFVFVNLLVDISYRMLNKRIDLN, encoded by the coding sequence ATGATTAAATATATTATAAGACGTTTATTGCAAACGGTTCCAGTATTGATCGGTGTATCGATTCTTGTTTTCTCATTGATGCATCTTATCCCGGGGGATGCCGCACAAATCATGGCGGGGGAAGCTGCTTCGGAAGAAACCGTTGAACAACTACGGGAGAAACTAGGTTTGAACGAGCCACTATATGTTCAATATTTTACGTATGTTTCGAACGCAGTTCAGGGTGATCTAGGGTACTCAGTTCGAAGTGGTCGTGCAGTTATGGATGAAATTAAAGTAAGGTTTTGGGTAACCGCGGAACTCGCCTTCTATGCGACCTTGCTCGCTGTTTTTATTGGTTTAATTGCGGGGATCATTTCAGCAGTTCGCCATTATTCATGGGCGGATGTAACAATTATGATCATCGCGTTATTTGGTCTTTCTATGCCGAACTTTTGGATGGGCCTTGTACTCATTGACTGGTTTGCAGTTGGTAAAGACTGGCTTCCTGATTTTTTAAAGATGAGACCGTCCGGATGGGGTGACAGCTGGCGCCAAATTTTGCTTCCCGTCATAACACTCGGGACGGGAGGAGCTGCGATTATTGCCAGGATGACTCGATCTTCCATGTTAGAGGTTATTGGACAAGACTATATCCGAACTGCAAGAGCAAAAGGAGTCAGCGAACGGGTAGTAACGTATCGTCATGCGTTGAAAAATGCTTTGATTCCTGTTATTACGGTTGTTGGACTCGAGTTTGGAGCATTTCTTGGTGGTGCAGTTATTACAGAAACCATCTTTGCGATTAATGGAATGGGACGCTTGACCATCCAGGCAATTCAAACGAGGGACTTCCCAATTGTACAGGGAACTGTTCTCATTATTTCGTTGCTATTTGTGTTTGTGAACTTACTCGTAGACATTTCATATCGTATGCTGAATAAACGGATCGATCTGAATTGA
- a CDS encoding ABC transporter ATP-binding protein, which produces MDTAILEVRNLRTSFFTDDGEVKAVDGVSFVVPKGKTIGIVGESGSGKSITSLSILRLLASSGKIVGGEVLFKGEDLISYSDKQMRDVRGNAISMIFQEPMTSLNPVFTVGQQISESLIKHKKLSKREAMVKSVELLKLVGIPSPDRRVKNYPYELSGGMRQRVMIAMALACDPEILIADEPTTALDVTIQAQILMLIKDLQKRLGMSVIFITHDLGVVAETCDYVAVMYAGQIVEYADVRTLFEKPNHPYTIGLLNSLPRHDIDQEKLVPIKGNVPNVHEMPTGCRFAPRCPAATELCTNELPELMEAENGNDVRCWIYSDKWDGETEVDVYGEKRIARG; this is translated from the coding sequence ATGGACACTGCAATATTAGAAGTGCGTAATCTGCGCACATCCTTTTTTACAGATGATGGAGAAGTAAAGGCTGTAGACGGTGTCAGTTTTGTTGTCCCGAAAGGAAAGACAATCGGAATTGTAGGAGAATCTGGTTCTGGGAAGAGTATTACGTCGTTGTCGATTCTTCGACTTCTTGCGAGTTCGGGGAAAATCGTTGGCGGGGAAGTACTTTTCAAAGGTGAAGACTTAATTAGTTATTCGGATAAGCAAATGAGGGATGTTAGAGGTAATGCCATTTCTATGATTTTCCAAGAACCGATGACATCACTTAACCCTGTTTTCACAGTTGGACAGCAAATTAGTGAGTCACTTATTAAACATAAAAAGCTATCTAAACGCGAGGCGATGGTAAAATCAGTAGAATTGCTGAAACTAGTTGGGATACCTTCTCCGGATCGCCGTGTAAAAAACTATCCTTACGAACTTTCAGGTGGAATGCGCCAACGTGTCATGATTGCTATGGCACTCGCTTGTGACCCGGAAATTCTAATTGCGGATGAGCCAACGACAGCGTTGGACGTAACGATCCAAGCTCAAATTCTTATGTTAATCAAAGATCTACAAAAGCGACTTGGGATGTCAGTCATCTTCATTACGCATGACCTAGGCGTGGTCGCAGAAACATGTGATTATGTTGCAGTCATGTATGCTGGTCAAATCGTTGAGTATGCAGATGTTAGAACATTATTTGAAAAGCCAAATCATCCCTATACAATCGGACTTTTGAATTCATTGCCCCGTCATGATATTGATCAGGAAAAATTGGTTCCGATTAAAGGGAATGTACCTAATGTGCATGAAATGCCAACGGGCTGCCGTTTTGCACCACGTTGTCCAGCTGCAACGGAATTATGCACAAATGAGCTACCTGAATTGATGGAAGCAGAAAATGGAAATGACGTCCGTTGTTGGATTTATTCTGACAAGTGGGACGGAGAGACGGAGGTGGACGTCTATGGCGAAAAAAGAATTGCTAGAGGTTAA
- a CDS encoding ABC transporter ATP-binding protein: MAKKELLEVKGLKQYFPIKGGFMGRTVNHVKAVDDISFTVYEGETVSIVGESGCGKSTTGRAILRLEEPTEGTVTFNDVELTNISKREMRKHRKDLQIIFQDPYASINPRQTVSDILMEAMTIQNSVPPKERRKRTIELLQTVGLNEYQADRYPHEFSGGQRQRIGIARALAVNPKLIICDEAVSALDVSIQAQVLNLLEELQEDFNLTYLFISHDLGVVRHISDRVIVMYLGKIVEIGDKLSIFENPKHPYTKALLSAIPVPDPTRVKTHIPLRGDVPSPIDPPTGCRFHTRCPFAQDKCKVEEPLLYTHDSMTEDHQAACHFVKEINSGQMQPKDYDSVMV, from the coding sequence ATGGCGAAAAAAGAATTGCTAGAGGTTAAAGGATTAAAACAATATTTTCCTATTAAAGGTGGATTTATGGGCCGGACAGTCAACCACGTTAAAGCGGTTGATGACATTAGCTTTACGGTTTACGAAGGGGAAACTGTCAGTATTGTTGGAGAATCTGGATGTGGAAAATCAACAACAGGACGTGCGATTCTTAGACTTGAAGAGCCAACGGAAGGTACGGTAACGTTTAACGATGTTGAGTTGACGAATATTTCAAAACGCGAAATGCGGAAACACCGGAAAGATTTGCAAATTATTTTCCAGGATCCTTATGCTTCTATTAATCCAAGGCAAACGGTTTCTGATATTTTGATGGAAGCAATGACCATTCAAAATTCAGTACCTCCAAAAGAGCGTCGAAAACGGACCATTGAATTATTGCAAACGGTCGGTTTAAATGAGTACCAAGCGGATCGGTATCCGCATGAGTTTTCAGGTGGTCAAAGACAGCGTATCGGTATTGCAAGAGCGCTTGCGGTGAATCCAAAATTGATCATTTGTGACGAAGCCGTTTCGGCGTTGGATGTTTCTATTCAGGCACAAGTGTTGAACTTATTGGAAGAGTTACAGGAAGACTTCAATTTGACTTATTTGTTCATTTCCCATGACTTAGGTGTTGTCCGTCATATATCAGATAGAGTGATTGTGATGTATCTTGGGAAAATTGTTGAAATTGGTGATAAACTATCGATTTTTGAAAATCCGAAACACCCTTATACGAAAGCGCTATTATCAGCAATTCCGGTGCCGGATCCGACACGTGTAAAAACGCATATCCCACTAAGAGGAGATGTGCCATCACCAATCGATCCGCCGACGGGATGCCGCTTTCATACACGTTGCCCGTTCGCACAGGACAAGTGTAAAGTGGAGGAACCGCTTCTCTATACACATGATTCCATGACAGAGGATCATCAGGCAGCTTGTCATTTTGTTAAGGAAATCAATAGTGGACAAATGCAACCGAAAGATTACGATTCAGTAATGGTTTGA
- a CDS encoding response regulator transcription factor: MTRKIMIVEDDSDIQDFLVAALTNSDFHTVVCSNGIEAIKEFDSEQPDLILLDVQLPEKDGFQVCEEIRQSSNVPIIFVSCLADGSDIVRGLELGGDDYVTKPFDLHELIARIHSNLRRSPLFHQQSKNEGQVNKQTELEALTVGPFRFHVHSGKVFIGNTMLDLSTKEFQILFFLAQHLEQTFHASELYNSIWEEDSLGQTQALKVHISNLRRKLEAAPGHSATILTVRGFGYQFVMKGIS; the protein is encoded by the coding sequence TTGACTAGAAAAATCATGATTGTTGAGGATGATAGCGATATTCAGGATTTCCTCGTTGCTGCATTAACAAATTCCGACTTTCACACTGTTGTTTGTTCAAACGGGATAGAGGCTATCAAGGAATTTGATAGTGAGCAGCCAGATCTTATTCTGCTTGACGTTCAGCTACCGGAGAAAGATGGATTCCAAGTATGTGAGGAAATTCGCCAATCCTCCAATGTCCCTATTATTTTCGTTAGTTGTTTAGCCGATGGTTCTGATATTGTTCGTGGATTGGAGCTTGGCGGAGACGATTACGTGACAAAGCCATTTGACTTACATGAACTAATTGCACGGATTCATTCAAATTTACGAAGATCCCCCTTATTCCATCAGCAATCCAAGAATGAAGGCCAGGTCAACAAGCAAACCGAACTAGAGGCATTAACTGTTGGACCTTTTCGTTTTCATGTTCATTCTGGAAAAGTGTTTATTGGCAATACGATGCTCGATCTGTCTACCAAGGAGTTTCAAATCTTGTTCTTTCTTGCCCAGCATCTTGAACAAACCTTTCACGCTTCCGAACTTTACAATTCGATTTGGGAAGAAGATAGTCTTGGACAAACACAGGCCTTGAAAGTCCATATCAGCAACCTTAGAAGAAAATTAGAAGCAGCTCCTGGTCACTCAGCAACGATTTTAACAGTCAGGGGGTTTGGTTATCAATTTGTGATGAAGGGGATTAGTTAA